The genomic DNA CTGAAACATCTTTTAACTCCTCAAGTTCCGGATTATATCTTTTAATTAAATCTGTAACATATTCACTGAAATTCATTCCTGTTTCCTTTAAAGTCCTGTTCTCTCTGCTGTAATGGTATACTTTTAAATCATTATCCCTTGTAGTTATAAAAATGTATTCAGAATTACTTTTTAAGTCAATTATAAAAGGTTTACCATCTCTTCCTTTTCCACGAAATTTATCTTTTTGTACATATTCCTGAAAATCATATTGTAACACTATTCTTTCTCTTATACTCCAGTCATTATATAATGACAATTCTTCTTCTCCTAACAATCCTCCCAAACTTTTTCCTGCTATACTTAAAAATTCCCTGAAATCTCCCTTCACTTCTATATCATATAATTCTTCTATTCCTCTTATCTCATCATCATTGTATCCTGTAAATTCCTTCCTGTTCTTTTCAAGATATCTTTCAAGAAGGATAAAAAGCTCAGAGTGTTCTTTTCTTTCTGAAGACATGTATTCCCTTATTTCCTTTAATCCTGTTATTCTTTTTTCAGATGTATCACACTGCACCAAAAGTTCTCCTACAGTGGAAAAATCTAGTGTAGGTTTTAATTCAGAATTGTATGTTTCTACTAAATCAACCATATATTCATTAAAATTCATTCCAGTATCCTTTATCTTTTCTTCATTTTCATCAAAACAGTATACCTTTAAATCATCATCTACTGTCCTTATATAAAAATAATAGTTTTCCATTTCTATTGAAAATATGAATGGCTTTTTCTTCAGTTCATCATAAAATA from Leptotrichia sp. oral taxon 215 str. W9775 includes the following:
- a CDS encoding SMI1/KNR4 family protein, which codes for MNKRYMDILKEYLKKNERKAIGYSEEEITKIEKLYDIEAKGDFREFLKYAGRCDGDLLGDDPIILYRQTWDMESYLRMNYFGFIDDEDFEEKVFYDELKKKPFIFSIEMENYYFYIRTVDDDLKVYCFDENEEKIKDTGMNFNEYMVDLVETYNSELKPTLDFSTVGELLVQCDTSEKRITGLKEIREYMSSERKEHSELFILLERYLEKNRKEFTGYNDDEIRGIEELYDIEVKGDFREFLSIAGKSLGGLLGEEELSLYNDWSIRERIVLQYDFQEYVQKDKFRGKGRDGKPFIIDLKSNSEYIFITTRDNDLKVYHYSRENRTLKETGMNFSEYVTDLIKRYNPELEELKDVSVSGDIINI